One genomic region from Stutzerimonas decontaminans encodes:
- the bamA gene encoding outer membrane protein assembly factor BamA — protein MKRLLLPAVISALMIAEVHAESFTISDIRVNGLQRVSAGSVFGALPLNVGEAADDTRLVDATRALFRTGFFQDIQLGRDGDVLVISVVERPSISGIEIEGNKAIKTEDLLSGLQQSGLAEGEIFQRATLEGVRNELQRQYVAQGRYSATIETEVVAQPRNRVALKIKINEGSVAAIKHVNIVGNSVFADEDLVDLFELKTTNWLSFFRNDDKYAREKLSGDLERLRSYYLDRGYINMDITSTQVSITPDKKHVYVTVNIDEGERYTVRDVKLSGDLKVPQEEIEALLLAKEGQVFSRKVMTTTSELITRRLGNEGYTFANVNGVPEAHDEDNTVSITFVVDPGKRAYVNRINFRGNTKTEDEVLRREMRQMEGGWASTYLIDQSKTRLERLGFFKEVNVETPQVPGTDDQIDVNYSVEEQPSGSIMASIGFAQNAGLILGGSISQNNFLGTGNRVSLGLTRSEYQSRYNFGFVDPYWTEDGVSLGYNAFYRTTDYDELDYDVSSYSVDSLGGGVNIGYPISETSRLSFGLTVQQDDLDTGRYTVDEIFDFMEEEGDSFLNFKASVGWSESTLNRGVLATRGHSQSLVFETTIPGSDLSFYKLDYNGQLFVPMSKDYTLRMHTRLGYGDAYGSTSSLPFYEHYYAGGFNSVRGFEDSSLGPRSTPSDGSRPGTIADPDQDPLPFGGNVLIQGGLEVLFPMPFVKDQRSLRTSVFWDVGNVFNTNCPSGAANCSDIDFGDMASSVGVGLTWITAMGPLSFSLAMPVVKPDDADTQVFQFSLGQTF, from the coding sequence ATGAAACGTCTGCTGCTACCTGCGGTTATCTCCGCATTGATGATTGCCGAAGTTCACGCTGAGTCCTTCACTATCTCCGATATCCGGGTTAACGGCCTGCAACGGGTTTCCGCTGGCAGCGTGTTCGGCGCATTACCTCTGAACGTGGGTGAGGCGGCCGATGACACCCGTCTGGTCGATGCAACCCGTGCGCTTTTTCGAACCGGTTTCTTTCAGGATATCCAGCTCGGTCGAGATGGCGATGTGCTGGTCATCAGCGTAGTCGAGCGCCCGTCCATCTCCGGCATCGAGATCGAAGGCAACAAGGCAATCAAGACCGAAGATCTGCTGTCAGGCTTGCAGCAGTCCGGCTTGGCCGAAGGGGAAATTTTCCAACGTGCCACGCTCGAAGGCGTACGTAATGAGTTGCAGCGCCAGTATGTTGCGCAGGGCCGTTACTCGGCGACCATCGAGACCGAAGTCGTTGCACAGCCGCGCAATCGTGTCGCGCTGAAGATCAAGATCAACGAAGGCTCGGTCGCGGCCATCAAGCACGTCAACATCGTCGGCAATTCGGTGTTTGCCGACGAAGACTTGGTCGATCTGTTCGAGCTGAAGACCACCAATTGGCTCTCCTTCTTCCGTAACGATGACAAGTACGCCCGTGAAAAGCTGTCCGGTGACCTGGAGCGTCTGCGTTCCTATTACCTGGATCGCGGCTACATCAACATGGATATCACTTCGACCCAGGTGTCCATTACGCCTGACAAGAAGCATGTCTATGTCACGGTGAACATCGACGAAGGCGAGCGCTACACGGTTCGCGACGTCAAGCTCAGCGGTGACCTAAAGGTTCCGCAGGAGGAGATCGAAGCGCTGCTGCTGGCCAAGGAAGGGCAGGTCTTCTCGCGCAAGGTGATGACGACAACTTCCGAGTTGATCACCCGGCGGTTGGGTAATGAAGGTTATACCTTCGCCAACGTCAACGGCGTTCCAGAGGCCCACGACGAAGACAACACGGTTTCCATCACCTTTGTCGTCGATCCTGGCAAGCGTGCTTATGTCAACCGTATCAATTTCCGTGGTAATACCAAGACCGAAGACGAAGTGCTGCGCCGCGAGATGCGCCAGATGGAAGGCGGTTGGGCTTCGACTTATCTGATCGACCAGTCCAAGACTCGCCTTGAGCGTCTCGGCTTTTTCAAGGAAGTGAACGTTGAAACGCCGCAGGTCCCGGGCACAGATGATCAGATCGACGTCAACTACAGCGTCGAGGAGCAGCCGTCCGGTTCGATCATGGCCAGCATCGGCTTCGCCCAGAACGCCGGCCTGATCCTCGGCGGCTCGATCAGCCAGAATAACTTCCTCGGTACCGGTAACCGTGTGTCGCTCGGTCTGACCCGCAGTGAGTACCAGTCGCGCTACAACTTCGGCTTCGTGGACCCCTACTGGACCGAAGATGGCGTCAGCCTTGGCTACAACGCTTTCTATCGGACTACCGACTATGACGAGCTGGACTATGACGTCTCCAGCTACTCGGTGGACAGTCTGGGTGGCGGCGTCAACATCGGTTACCCGATTAGCGAAACCTCGCGCCTGTCCTTCGGCCTGACTGTACAGCAGGATGATCTAGACACCGGCCGCTATACCGTGGATGAGATCTTCGATTTCATGGAGGAGGAGGGCGACAGCTTCCTTAACTTCAAAGCGTCCGTCGGCTGGTCGGAATCTACCCTCAATCGGGGCGTGCTGGCGACACGAGGCCATTCCCAGAGTCTGGTCTTCGAGACCACCATTCCAGGTAGTGATCTATCGTTCTATAAACTCGACTATAACGGTCAGTTGTTCGTGCCGATGAGCAAGGACTACACCCTGCGTATGCATACGCGTCTGGGATATGGCGATGCTTATGGTTCGACTTCAAGCTTGCCGTTCTACGAGCATTACTACGCAGGTGGATTCAATTCCGTGCGTGGTTTCGAAGACAGTAGCCTGGGCCCGCGCAGCACTCCGAGCGATGGCTCGCGCCCGGGAACTATTGCCGATCCGGATCAAGATCCGTTGCCGTTCGGTGGTAACGTGCTGATACAGGGCGGTCTCGAAGTGCTGTTTCCTATGCCGTTCGTCAAGGATCAGCGCTCGTTGCGGACCTCTGTATTCTGGGACGTTGGTAACGTGTTCAATACCAATTGCCCGTCAGGTGCAGCCAATTGCAGCGATATCGATTTCGGCGACATGGCCAGTTCGGTTGGTGTCGGCTTGACCTGGATTACTGCGATGGGCCCGTTGAGCTTTAGTCTGGCGATGCCGGTGGTCAAGCCTGACGACGCCGATACCCAGGTATTCCAGTTCTCGCTGGGACAAACGTTCTGA
- the rseP gene encoding RIP metalloprotease RseP: protein MGALYMIIGTLVALGVLVTFHEFGHFWVARRCGVKVLRFSVGFGTPLVRWHDRQGTEFVIAAIPLGGYVKMLDEREGDVPPAMLDGAFNRKTVRQRFAIVSAGPLANFLLAMVFFWLLAMLGSEQVRPVVGAVEPGSLAAQAGLAVDQEIVAVNGKAVSGWGDVNLQLVRRLGESGQLDLTVREMGSTAERHLQLPLQSWLKGVEEPDPITSLGIRPWRPQIAPIVAQLDPEGPAQAAGIRLGDRLLSLNQRPLDDWQQVIDAVKVLPGEPVSLQVERDGQRLDMPLTLAARGEGDARRGYLGAGVAGGEWPAEMLREVRFGPLEAVVEGARRTWTMSLLTLDSLKKMLFGELSVKNLSGPITIAKVAGASAQSGLGDFLNFLAYLSISLGVLNLLPIPVLDGGHLLFYLVEWVRGRPLSERVQGWGVQIGISLVVGVMLLALVNDLGRL, encoded by the coding sequence ATGGGCGCGCTCTACATGATCATTGGCACTCTTGTTGCGCTCGGAGTGCTGGTGACCTTCCACGAATTCGGTCACTTCTGGGTTGCACGGCGCTGCGGTGTCAAGGTGCTGCGATTCTCCGTTGGTTTTGGCACTCCACTGGTTCGCTGGCATGACCGACAGGGCACCGAGTTCGTCATCGCTGCGATACCGCTGGGCGGCTATGTCAAGATGCTCGACGAGCGGGAGGGGGACGTACCGCCCGCTATGCTCGATGGCGCGTTCAATCGCAAGACCGTCCGGCAACGCTTCGCCATCGTCTCGGCCGGTCCGTTGGCCAACTTTCTTCTGGCGATGGTGTTCTTTTGGTTGCTGGCGATGCTCGGAAGCGAGCAGGTCAGGCCGGTAGTTGGTGCTGTCGAGCCAGGCAGTCTTGCTGCTCAAGCAGGCTTGGCGGTCGATCAGGAGATCGTTGCGGTTAACGGTAAAGCAGTCAGTGGTTGGGGCGACGTTAATCTGCAGCTGGTTCGTCGCTTGGGAGAAAGCGGTCAGCTCGATCTGACGGTGCGCGAAATGGGTAGCACCGCTGAGCGCCATCTGCAGCTTCCGCTGCAGAGCTGGCTAAAGGGGGTGGAGGAGCCCGATCCGATCACCTCGCTCGGCATCAGGCCTTGGCGACCGCAAATTGCCCCGATAGTTGCTCAGCTGGACCCCGAAGGACCAGCGCAGGCGGCGGGCATTCGCCTTGGTGATCGTTTGCTGAGCCTCAATCAGCGACCTCTGGATGACTGGCAGCAGGTAATCGACGCGGTCAAGGTGCTGCCCGGTGAACCGGTTTCGTTGCAGGTGGAACGTGACGGCCAGCGTCTGGATATGCCGCTGACGTTGGCTGCTCGCGGTGAAGGTGATGCGCGCCGTGGTTATCTCGGAGCTGGTGTCGCAGGCGGAGAATGGCCGGCGGAAATGCTGCGGGAAGTCCGTTTCGGCCCCCTCGAGGCTGTAGTCGAAGGTGCAAGACGCACTTGGACCATGAGCCTGCTGACGCTGGATTCGCTGAAGAAAATGCTGTTCGGTGAGCTCTCGGTAAAAAACTTGAGCGGTCCGATAACCATTGCTAAAGTGGCGGGCGCTTCTGCCCAGTCGGGGCTGGGGGATTTCCTCAATTTCCTCGCCTATCTGAGCATAAGTCTGGGGGTTCTCAATCTATTGCCTATCCCAGTGCTCGATGGCGGTCATCTGCTCTTCTATCTCGTCGAGTGGGTCCGTGGACGTCCTCTTTCGGAGCGGGTGCAGGGATGGGGAGTACAGATCGGCATCAGCCTGGTGGTAGGGGTGATGCTGCTTGCGCTGGTCAATGACCTTGGCCGTCTGTAA
- the ispC gene encoding 1-deoxy-D-xylulose-5-phosphate reductoisomerase has translation MTRPLQITVLGATGSIGLSTVDVIARHPERYGVYALTGFSRIAELRSLCVRHRPDYAVVGDETQAAILQQQLQSDGVPTRVLTGEGGLCEVAAHPEVDVVMAAIVGAAGLKPTLAAVKAGKRVLLANKEALVMSGALFMQALRDSSAVLLPIDSEHNAIFQCLPSGYAQGLGAVGVRRILLTASGGPFRDIAPQLLPEVTPEQACAHPNWSMGRKISVDSASMMNKGLELIEACWLFDARPQQVEVVIHPQSVIHSMVDYVDGSVLAQLGNPDMRTPIAHALAWPERIDSGVSALDLLQIGRLDFQAPDDLRFPCLRLARQAAESGGTAPAMLNAANEVAVDAFLNRRIRFTEIASIIDDVLNREAVVATACLEDVLAADRQARNGANTWLSRHGR, from the coding sequence GTGACTCGACCCTTGCAGATCACCGTGCTGGGCGCCACTGGATCGATTGGGCTAAGTACCGTGGATGTCATTGCGCGTCATCCTGAGCGCTACGGCGTTTACGCGTTGACCGGCTTCAGCAGGATCGCCGAGCTGCGCTCGCTCTGCGTCAGGCATCGACCTGACTATGCGGTGGTTGGTGATGAAACGCAGGCTGCGATCCTGCAGCAACAGCTGCAATCCGATGGAGTCCCGACACGGGTCCTGACCGGCGAGGGCGGGCTTTGCGAGGTGGCGGCTCACCCGGAGGTCGATGTGGTAATGGCCGCCATCGTCGGTGCGGCGGGGCTGAAGCCGACGCTTGCAGCTGTTAAGGCGGGTAAGCGCGTGCTGCTGGCGAACAAGGAAGCGCTGGTGATGTCCGGCGCCCTGTTCATGCAGGCGCTGCGCGACAGCAGCGCTGTGTTGCTGCCGATCGACAGCGAACACAACGCGATATTCCAGTGCTTACCATCCGGCTACGCTCAGGGCCTTGGCGCTGTGGGCGTTCGGCGGATATTGCTCACAGCATCCGGCGGGCCTTTTCGAGACATTGCGCCGCAGCTTTTGCCGGAGGTGACCCCCGAGCAGGCTTGTGCGCATCCCAATTGGTCGATGGGGCGCAAGATTTCGGTGGACTCGGCGAGCATGATGAACAAAGGGCTCGAACTGATTGAGGCCTGCTGGTTGTTCGATGCGCGACCGCAGCAGGTCGAGGTGGTGATTCATCCGCAGAGCGTCATCCATTCCATGGTGGACTACGTGGATGGTTCGGTTCTCGCGCAGCTCGGCAATCCGGACATGCGTACGCCAATCGCTCATGCGTTGGCTTGGCCGGAGCGGATCGATTCCGGTGTTTCAGCCCTGGACCTGCTGCAGATCGGGCGACTGGATTTTCAGGCGCCGGACGACCTGCGCTTTCCTTGTCTACGCCTTGCTCGGCAGGCCGCGGAATCTGGTGGTACGGCACCGGCCATGCTCAACGCCGCGAATGAGGTGGCGGTCGATGCCTTTCTCAATCGGCGCATCCGCTTTACCGAGATCGCGAGTATCATCGACGACGTGTTGAATCGTGAGGCAGTGGTTGCTACCGCCTGCCTCGAAGATGTGCTGGCGGCGGACAGGCAGGCCCGAAATGGGGCCAATACCTGGCTGAGTCGCCACGGGCGATAG
- a CDS encoding phosphatidate cytidylyltransferase, with protein MLKQRIITAAILLPVAIIGFFLLHGLAFALFIGLVVALGAWEWARLAGFASQSARVGYAGLVMVLLAMLYWLPGLAPWLLALAVFWWLAATYLVLTYPRSSRLWGGSVGSLLIGLAILLPAWQALVVLKQWPLGNWLILAVMVLVWVADIGAYFSGKAFGKRKLAPQVSPGKSWEGLIGGLLTSLVVTLAVGIYRGWAPRELILALLGAAVVVLISVIGDLTESMFKRSSGIKDSSQLLPGHGGVMDRIDSLTAAVPVFAVLLWLAGWGVL; from the coding sequence ATGCTGAAGCAGCGAATCATCACGGCGGCCATTCTTCTGCCCGTTGCGATCATCGGTTTTTTCCTCCTCCATGGTCTCGCGTTCGCGCTTTTTATCGGCCTGGTCGTCGCGTTAGGTGCCTGGGAGTGGGCGCGCCTGGCCGGTTTCGCTAGCCAGTCAGCGCGTGTCGGTTATGCCGGGCTGGTCATGGTGCTGCTTGCCATGCTTTATTGGCTCCCGGGCCTTGCGCCCTGGTTGTTGGCGCTGGCCGTATTCTGGTGGCTTGCGGCGACCTATTTGGTGCTGACCTATCCCAGGAGCAGCCGGCTGTGGGGAGGCTCTGTGGGCAGTTTGCTCATCGGTCTTGCCATTTTGCTGCCGGCTTGGCAGGCCTTGGTCGTGCTCAAGCAATGGCCGCTGGGTAACTGGTTGATTCTGGCAGTGATGGTGCTGGTTTGGGTTGCCGACATCGGCGCGTATTTTTCCGGCAAGGCATTCGGCAAGCGCAAGCTTGCGCCTCAGGTAAGTCCTGGCAAGAGCTGGGAGGGGCTGATAGGCGGCCTGCTGACCAGTCTCGTGGTTACCCTTGCTGTTGGCATCTATCGTGGCTGGGCGCCGCGCGAACTGATTCTTGCGTTGTTAGGTGCTGCAGTGGTGGTCTTGATCTCCGTGATTGGCGATCTCACTGAAAGCATGTTCAAACGCAGCTCCGGTATCAAGGACAGTAGCCAGCTGCTGCCTGGTCACGGCGGGGTCATGGATCGTATAGACAGCCTCACTGCGGCCGTACCGGTGTTCGCTGTCCTGTTGTGGCTGGCCGGCTGGGGCGTGCTGTGA
- the uppS gene encoding polyprenyl diphosphate synthase, translated as MEKVRQIAGRNVPRHVAIIMDGNNRWAKRRLLPGVAGHKAGVDAVRAVIEVCADSGVEVLTLFAFSSENWQRPADEVGALMELFLSALRREARKLDENGIRLRIIGDRARFHPELQAAMLEVEEMTAANHRFVLQVAANYGGQWDILQAAQHLASEAQSGRLNPAEITPALFQSYLATGDMPLPDLCIRTGGERRISNFLLWQLAYAELYFSDLYWPDFKHVAMRKALADFSTRQRRFGKTGEQVESEVKVEC; from the coding sequence ATGGAAAAGGTCAGGCAGATTGCCGGGCGGAACGTACCCCGCCACGTGGCGATCATCATGGATGGCAACAACCGCTGGGCGAAGAGGCGTTTGTTGCCTGGCGTGGCCGGACACAAGGCTGGTGTCGACGCGGTTCGTGCCGTTATTGAGGTCTGTGCCGATTCCGGTGTCGAGGTGCTGACGCTGTTTGCGTTTTCAAGCGAGAACTGGCAACGCCCCGCGGACGAAGTCGGTGCGCTGATGGAGTTGTTCCTCTCCGCGCTCAGGCGTGAGGCGCGCAAGCTCGACGAGAACGGAATTCGGTTACGCATCATTGGTGATCGTGCGCGCTTCCATCCGGAGCTTCAGGCAGCGATGCTGGAGGTGGAGGAAATGACGGCTGCCAATCACCGCTTCGTACTCCAGGTCGCAGCAAACTACGGCGGGCAGTGGGATATCCTTCAGGCTGCTCAACACCTGGCTTCCGAGGCGCAATCCGGTCGGCTGAATCCCGCTGAGATAACGCCGGCCCTTTTTCAGAGCTATCTGGCGACCGGTGACATGCCATTGCCGGATCTGTGCATCCGAACCGGCGGTGAGCGGCGTATCAGCAACTTCCTGCTTTGGCAGCTGGCCTATGCAGAGCTTTACTTCTCCGACCTGTACTGGCCGGATTTCAAGCACGTCGCGATGCGCAAGGCGCTCGCCGACTTCTCTACTCGGCAGAGGCGTTTCGGCAAGACTGGCGAGCAGGTAGAAAGCGAGGTCAAGGTCGAATGCTGA
- the frr gene encoding ribosome recycling factor: MINEIKQDAQERMKKTLESLDHAFAKIRTGRAHPSILDSVMVSYYGSDTPLRQVANVIAEDSRTLALTVFDKSMIQAVEKAIMTSDLGLNPATAGTTIRVPMPALTEETRKGYTKQARAEAENARVAVRNIRRDAIAQLKDLVKEKEISEDDERRGQDDVQKLTDKYVAEIDKALEAKEGDLMAV, translated from the coding sequence ATGATCAACGAGATCAAGCAAGACGCGCAGGAGCGCATGAAGAAAACCTTGGAGTCGCTGGACCATGCGTTTGCCAAGATCCGTACCGGTCGCGCGCATCCCAGCATTCTCGATAGCGTGATGGTGTCTTACTACGGTTCCGACACGCCGCTGCGTCAGGTTGCCAATGTGATCGCCGAAGATTCCCGGACGTTGGCGCTGACCGTGTTCGACAAGAGCATGATCCAGGCGGTCGAGAAAGCGATCATGACGTCGGATCTGGGTTTGAATCCGGCGACAGCGGGCACCACCATTCGGGTGCCGATGCCAGCGCTGACCGAGGAGACCCGCAAGGGCTACACCAAGCAGGCTCGCGCGGAAGCCGAGAATGCTCGCGTCGCGGTGCGTAACATCCGCCGTGATGCAATCGCGCAGCTGAAGGACCTGGTCAAGGAAAAGGAGATTAGTGAAGACGATGAACGTCGCGGCCAGGATGACGTTCAGAAGCTAACCGATAAGTACGTTGCCGAGATCGACAAGGCCCTTGAAGCCAAAGAAGGCGACCTGATGGCTGTATAA
- the pyrH gene encoding UMP kinase, with protein sequence MAQQMSARNPRYKRILLKLSGEALMGSEDFGIDPKVLDRMALEVGQLVGIGVEVGLVIGGGNLFRGAALSAAGMDRVTGDHMGMLATVMNSLAMRDALERSNIPALVMSAISMVGVTDHYDRRKAMRHLKTGEVVIFSAGTGNPFFTTDSAACLRAIEIQADVVLKATKVDGVYTADPFKDPNAEKFAELTYDEVLDRKLGVMDLTAICLCRDHNMPLRVFNMNKPGALLNIVLGGAEGTLIEESNE encoded by the coding sequence ATGGCTCAGCAGATGAGTGCACGCAATCCTCGCTATAAACGCATTCTGCTCAAATTGAGCGGCGAGGCCCTGATGGGCTCCGAAGACTTCGGCATAGATCCGAAGGTCCTCGATCGCATGGCTCTGGAAGTCGGCCAGTTAGTGGGGATCGGGGTCGAAGTTGGCCTGGTTATCGGTGGCGGCAATCTCTTCCGTGGTGCAGCGCTTTCGGCTGCTGGCATGGATCGTGTGACCGGCGACCATATGGGTATGCTGGCCACGGTAATGAACTCGCTGGCCATGCGTGACGCGCTCGAACGCTCCAACATTCCAGCGCTGGTCATGTCCGCCATTTCCATGGTCGGTGTGACCGACCACTACGATCGCCGCAAAGCAATGCGTCATCTGAAGACTGGCGAAGTGGTCATCTTCTCCGCTGGTACCGGTAATCCGTTCTTTACCACTGACTCGGCAGCTTGCCTGCGCGCGATCGAGATCCAGGCGGACGTAGTGCTCAAGGCGACGAAGGTTGACGGCGTCTACACTGCGGATCCATTCAAGGATCCCAATGCCGAGAAGTTCGCCGAGCTCACCTACGATGAAGTGCTCGATCGCAAGCTCGGTGTGATGGACCTGACGGCGATTTGCCTGTGTCGTGACCACAACATGCCGCTGCGAGTCTTCAATATGAACAAGCCCGGCGCCCTGCTCAACATTGTGCTCGGTGGCGCCGAAGGAACACTGATCGAGGAATCGAACGAATGA
- the tsf gene encoding translation elongation factor Ts — protein sequence MAEITAALVKELRERTGQGMMECKKALVAAGGDIEKAIDDMRASGAIKAAKKSGNIAAEGSIAVRVEGGRGLIIEVNSQTDFLALQDDFKAFVKESLDEAFEQKLTEVAPLIASRESARETLVAKCGENVNIRRLTAVEGEVVGAYLHGHRIGVLVTLKGGDAELAKDIAMHVAASNPAVLSPADVSDELVAKEKEIFLQLNADKIAGKPENIVENMIKGRINKFLAEASLVEQPFVKDPEVKVGELAKKAGAEIVSFVRYEVGEGIEKAEVDFAAEVAAQVAATKK from the coding sequence ATGGCAGAAATCACTGCAGCCTTGGTCAAAGAACTGCGCGAGCGTACCGGTCAGGGCATGATGGAGTGCAAGAAGGCTCTGGTTGCCGCCGGTGGCGACATCGAAAAAGCGATCGATGACATGCGTGCTTCCGGCGCCATCAAGGCAGCCAAGAAGTCGGGCAACATCGCTGCCGAAGGCTCGATCGCCGTTCGCGTCGAGGGTGGCCGTGGCCTGATCATCGAAGTCAACTCGCAGACCGACTTCCTGGCTCTGCAGGACGACTTCAAAGCGTTCGTCAAAGAAAGCCTGGACGAAGCGTTCGAGCAGAAGCTGACCGAAGTAGCGCCGCTGATCGCATCTCGTGAATCCGCTCGCGAAACGCTGGTCGCCAAGTGTGGTGAGAACGTCAATATTCGCCGCCTGACCGCAGTTGAAGGCGAGGTAGTTGGCGCCTATCTGCACGGTCATCGTATCGGCGTGCTGGTCACCCTGAAGGGTGGTGATGCCGAGCTGGCCAAGGATATTGCCATGCATGTCGCTGCCAGCAATCCGGCTGTTTTGAGCCCGGCTGACGTTTCCGATGAGCTGGTTGCCAAGGAAAAGGAAATCTTCCTTCAGCTCAATGCCGACAAGATTGCCGGCAAGCCGGAAAACATCGTCGAGAACATGATCAAGGGTCGTATCAACAAGTTCCTGGCTGAGGCCAGTCTGGTTGAGCAGCCGTTCGTCAAGGATCCGGAAGTCAAGGTTGGCGAGCTGGCCAAAAAAGCCGGTGCCGAAATCGTTTCCTTCGTTCGTTACGAAGTGGGCGAGGGCATCGAGAAGGCCGAGGTCGACTTCGCTGCCGAAGTAGCTGCTCAGGTAGCTGCGACCAAGAAATAA
- the rpsB gene encoding 30S ribosomal protein S2 codes for MSQVTMRDMLKAGVHFGHQTRYWNPKMDKYIFGARNKIHIINLEKTLPMFNDALRFVEKLAAGKNKILFVGTKRSAGKIVREEAARCGSPYVDHRWLGGMLTNYKTIRASIKRLRELEVQSQDGTFDKLTKKEALMRTRDLEKLDRSLGGIKDMGGLPDAMFVVDVDHERIAISEANKLGIPVIGIVDTNSSPEGVDYIIPGNDDAIRAVQLYLGSMADAVLRGRQNGAGGADEFVEEVASEAAQG; via the coding sequence ATGTCTCAAGTCACCATGCGCGATATGCTGAAGGCCGGTGTGCACTTCGGCCACCAGACCCGTTACTGGAACCCGAAAATGGACAAGTACATTTTCGGCGCGCGCAACAAGATCCATATCATCAACCTGGAAAAAACCCTGCCGATGTTCAACGACGCGCTGCGTTTCGTTGAGAAGCTGGCTGCAGGCAAGAACAAAATTCTGTTCGTTGGCACCAAGCGTTCCGCCGGCAAGATCGTTCGCGAAGAAGCTGCTCGTTGTGGCTCTCCGTATGTCGATCATCGCTGGTTGGGCGGCATGCTGACCAACTACAAGACCATCCGCGCGTCCATCAAGCGTCTGCGTGAGCTGGAAGTTCAGTCCCAGGACGGCACTTTCGACAAGCTGACCAAGAAAGAAGCCCTGATGCGTACCCGTGATCTGGAAAAGCTGGATCGCAGCCTGGGTGGTATCAAGGATATGGGCGGCCTGCCTGATGCCATGTTCGTCGTTGACGTCGATCACGAGCGCATCGCTATCTCCGAAGCCAACAAGCTGGGTATTCCGGTTATCGGCATCGTCGATACCAACAGCAGCCCGGAAGGCGTTGACTACATCATTCCTGGTAATGATGACGCCATCCGTGCCGTGCAACTCTACCTCGGCTCCATGGCTGATGCTGTTCTGCGCGGTCGTCAGAACGGTGCTGGCGGTGCTGACGAGTTCGTCGAGGAAGTTGCTTCCGAAGCGGCTCAGGGCTGA
- the map gene encoding type I methionyl aminopeptidase, whose translation MTVTIKTPEDIEKMRIAGRLAAEVLEMIGEHVKPGVTTEELDRLCHEHIVNVQQAIPAPLNYKGFPKSICTSINHVVCHGIPNDKPLKDGDILNIDITVIKDGYHGDTSKMFMVGKVPEWAERLCQVTQECLYKGIELVRPGARLGDIGEVIQKHAEKNGFSVVREYCGHGIGKVFHEEPQVLHYGRAGTGLELKEGMTFTIEPMINQGRSETRLLGDGWTAITKDRKLSAQWEHTILVTADGYEIFTLRSDDTIARTSA comes from the coding sequence ATGACTGTCACCATCAAGACGCCCGAAGATATCGAGAAGATGCGTATTGCCGGGCGGCTCGCCGCCGAAGTTCTCGAAATGATTGGCGAGCACGTCAAGCCGGGCGTCACGACCGAGGAGCTCGACCGCCTCTGCCACGAGCATATCGTCAATGTTCAGCAGGCCATTCCCGCCCCGCTGAACTACAAAGGCTTTCCCAAGTCGATCTGCACTTCGATCAACCATGTTGTCTGTCACGGCATTCCCAACGACAAGCCACTCAAAGATGGCGACATCCTCAACATCGACATCACCGTGATCAAAGACGGGTATCACGGCGACACCAGCAAGATGTTCATGGTCGGCAAGGTGCCCGAATGGGCCGAGCGACTCTGCCAGGTCACTCAGGAATGCCTATATAAAGGTATCGAACTGGTTCGCCCGGGCGCCCGCCTTGGTGATATCGGCGAGGTGATCCAGAAGCATGCGGAAAAAAATGGCTTCTCCGTGGTACGCGAATATTGTGGCCACGGCATCGGCAAGGTCTTCCACGAAGAGCCGCAGGTACTCCATTACGGCCGCGCCGGCACCGGCCTGGAACTCAAGGAAGGCATGACCTTCACCATCGAGCCGATGATCAACCAGGGTCGCTCGGAAACCCGCCTGCTCGGCGATGGATGGACCGCGATCACCAAGGATCGCAAGCTGTCGGCGCAATGGGAGCACACCATCCTGGTGACTGCTGACGGCTACGAGATCTTCACTTTGCGCAGCGACGACACCATCGCTCGCACCTCAGCCTGA